In one Komagataeibacter sp. FNDCR2 genomic region, the following are encoded:
- a CDS encoding TetR/AcrR family transcriptional regulator — protein MSDTSPPRRGRGRPPKTARAPEGTRGMLVRAGVELLTEKGFSSTRVDDVLNATGISKGSFYACFDSKQAFGRILIESYASHFNARIDRCLGDGTLPPLRRLLNFVHDARDGMQRHAFRRGCLIGNLGHEVDILPESFNVLLCAILNGWERRVTDCLLEVYGTTPDHGQKQLCAQLARYFWIGWEGAVLRARVEHGPAALDLFATFFFAQAATLLGVASPDPGGTIPPVSPEPPARVKTDPAAG, from the coding sequence ATGTCTGATACATCGCCCCCCCGCCGTGGTCGTGGTCGCCCGCCCAAGACAGCCCGCGCGCCCGAGGGCACGCGCGGCATGCTGGTCCGGGCGGGCGTGGAGCTGCTGACGGAAAAAGGCTTTTCCTCCACCCGCGTGGATGACGTGCTGAACGCGACCGGAATTTCAAAGGGCTCGTTTTACGCCTGCTTCGACAGCAAGCAGGCGTTCGGTCGCATCCTGATCGAGAGTTATGCCAGCCATTTCAACGCCCGGATCGACCGCTGCCTGGGCGATGGCACGCTTCCGCCGCTGCGCAGGCTGCTCAATTTCGTCCATGACGCCCGCGACGGCATGCAGCGCCACGCATTCCGCCGGGGGTGCCTGATCGGCAATCTCGGCCATGAAGTCGATATTCTGCCCGAATCGTTCAATGTCCTGCTCTGCGCGATTCTGAACGGCTGGGAACGCCGCGTGACCGATTGCCTGCTGGAGGTGTACGGCACCACGCCGGACCATGGGCAAAAGCAGCTCTGTGCCCAGCTCGCACGCTATTTCTGGATCGGGTGGGAAGGCGCGGTGCTGCGCGCGCGGGTGGAACACGGGCCTGCGGCGCTCGACCTGTTCGCAACCTTCTTTTTCGCGCAGGCGGCAACCCTGCTGGGGGTGGCTTCGCCCGATCCGGGCGGCACTATCCCGCCCGTATCGCCCGAACCGCCTGCGCGCGTGAAAACAGATCCAGCAGCAGGCTGA
- the smpB gene encoding SsrA-binding protein SmpB: MAARNKGSGMISTGIAAQNRKGRFNYTIVETVEAGLVLKGPEVKSLRMGRATINEAYAGERNGELWLINSYIPEYQGGVLSRFEPRAPRKLLLHKKQVDKLLGEVARDGVTLVPLDIHFNSRGLAKLTLGVGEGRKKADKRHAIAERDWQRDKARLLRNRGRED, translated from the coding sequence ATCGCCGCGCAGAACCGCAAAGGCCGGTTCAATTACACCATCGTCGAAACGGTGGAGGCCGGGCTGGTGCTGAAGGGGCCTGAGGTCAAGAGCCTGCGCATGGGCCGCGCCACCATAAACGAGGCCTATGCCGGGGAGCGCAATGGCGAACTATGGCTGATCAACAGCTATATTCCCGAATATCAGGGCGGCGTGCTGTCCCGATTCGAGCCACGCGCGCCGCGCAAGCTGCTGCTGCATAAAAAACAGGTGGATAAACTGCTGGGCGAGGTCGCGCGTGATGGCGTGACACTTGTGCCGCTGGACATCCACTTCAACAGCCGTGGCCTGGCGAAGCTGACACTCGGCGTGGGCGAGGGGCGCAAGAAAGCCGATAAACGCCACGCGATCGCCGAGCGCGACTGGCAACGCGACAAGGCCCGCCTGCTACGCAATCGTGGCCGCGAGGATTGA
- a CDS encoding cold-shock protein: MRSNRTDRSSRSPRRGGFDDDFMSSPSFGDRGAPPPRRSFGGGGAGPQIVASGPEIGATVKWFNSEKGFGFVELSDGSGDVFLHANALNPTGHATVAPGTTLVVQIGQGPKGRQVAAVLSVDESTAQPERPRGGGFGAAAPGPRGGFSRSGRPAPDLSHAQDMRGTVKWYNATKGFGFITPENGGKDIFVHASALERSGLSGLTEGQTANVQVVEGQKGPEAAALSVD, encoded by the coding sequence TTGAGAAGTAACAGGACCGACCGCAGCTCCCGCTCCCCGCGCCGCGGCGGATTTGACGATGATTTCATGTCATCGCCTTCATTTGGTGATCGCGGCGCCCCGCCGCCCCGCCGTTCCTTTGGTGGCGGAGGCGCTGGTCCCCAGATCGTCGCATCCGGCCCGGAGATTGGCGCCACTGTAAAGTGGTTCAATAGCGAGAAGGGCTTCGGCTTTGTCGAGCTGTCCGACGGATCGGGTGACGTGTTCCTGCACGCCAACGCCCTGAACCCGACCGGGCATGCCACGGTCGCGCCGGGAACCACGCTGGTGGTGCAGATCGGCCAGGGGCCCAAAGGTCGTCAGGTCGCAGCCGTCCTTTCCGTTGACGAAAGCACGGCCCAGCCCGAGCGTCCCCGTGGTGGTGGCTTCGGCGCGGCCGCGCCCGGCCCGCGCGGCGGTTTCTCCCGCTCCGGTCGCCCGGCCCCGGACCTGTCGCATGCGCAGGACATGCGCGGCACGGTCAAGTGGTACAACGCCACCAAGGGCTTCGGTTTCATCACGCCGGAAAACGGTGGCAAGGACATTTTCGTCCACGCTTCCGCGCTGGAGCGTTCGGGCCTGTCCGGCCTGACCGAAGGCCAGACGGCAAACGTGCAGGTTGTCGAGGGCCAGAAAGGCCCCGAAGCAGCCGCCCTGTCGGTGGACTGA